In a genomic window of Helianthus annuus cultivar XRQ/B chromosome 10, HanXRQr2.0-SUNRISE, whole genome shotgun sequence:
- the LOC110885393 gene encoding protein EXORDIUM-like 5, whose translation MAAVTSPFPSTLYKFPISIHYTSHPPILSHTKMSILPLSIFILLTTTAASLQTLNTNTFVNPKLPPITFTDSKKNEGSSELVNLRYHMGPVLSSPINIYIIWYGKWAPSQKLTIKDFIRSISTTNHRAAPHPSVSDWWKTVTLYTDQTNANISGNILIAGEYSDRKYSHGTHLTRLTVQDVIATSVKSAPFPVDHKNGVYLVLTSGDVTVQDFCRAVCGFHYFTFPSKVGYTLPYAWVGNSGKQCPEVCAYPFAVPGYMGSGGPGSLAPPNGDVGVDGMISVIGHELAELSSNPLVNAWYAGEDPTAPTEIGDLCEGLYGSGGGGGYIGQVMKDGSGRTFNMNGRRGRKFMVQWIWSPVLKACSGPNALD comes from the coding sequence CCTCAGCATATTCATCCTCCTCACCACCACCGCTGCTTCTCTTCAAACCCTAAACACAAACACCTTCGTCAACCCAAAACTACCACCCATCACCTTCACAGATTCCAAGAAAAATGAAGGTTCATCTGAGCTAGTGAACCTCCGGTACCACATGGGTCCGGTTCTTTCATCTCCGATCAACATCTACATAATCTGGTACGGCAAATGGGCCCCATCTCAAAAACTAACAATCAAAGACTTCATACGATCAATCTCCACCACCAACCACCGTGCCGCCCCCCACCCCTCCGTCTCTGACTGGTGGAAAACCGTCACACTCTACACCGACCAAACCAACGCCAATATCTCCGGCAACATCCTCATTGCCGGAGAATATTCCGACCGAAAATACTCTCATGGGACCCACCTCACCCGCCTCACCGTCCAAGACGTTATTGCCACTTCCGTTAAGTCAGCTCCTTTTCCTGTTGATCATAAAAACGGCGTTTATTTAGTACTGACCTCAGGTGACGTCACGGTTCAAGATTTTTGTCGGGCTGTTTGTGGGTTCCACTATTTTACTTTCCCTTCAAAAGTTGGGTATACTTTACCCTACGCATGGGTTGGGAATTCGGGTAAACAGTGCCCCGAAGTTTGTGCTTACCCGTTTGCGGTTCCGGGTTATATGGGTAGTGGCGGCCCGGGTTCGCTTGCTCCACCCAATGGTGACGTTGGAGTCGATGGGATGATTAGCGTCATCGGTCATGAGCTCGCGGAGCTTTCGTCTAACCCGCTTGTGAACGCGTGGTATGCGGGTGAAGACCCGACCGCCCCAACGGAGATTGGGGACTTGTGTGAGGGGTTATACGGGTCGGGTGGTGGAGGCGGGTATATTGGTCAAGTGATGAAAGATGGGTCGGGTCGGACTTTTAATATGAATGGGAGACGGGGTAGGAAGTTTATGGTGCAGTGGATATGGAGCCCCGTTTTGAAAGCTTGTAGTGGGCCTAACGCTTTGGATTGA